In one Neobacillus sp. WH10 genomic region, the following are encoded:
- a CDS encoding glycosyltransferase family 4 protein: MKVLVISSDTKSLIDFRSELMIEIINQGNEVVAVAPENIFLEEFEKIGVKFCQISFHRTSKNPFNDLKYYINLLKVIKKENPDIIFSYHMKPVIYGSMAGNKSNVKCIYSLFPGLGYTFSKIDNPSLKDKLLQKIIIWLLKHACKHNNLVFVQNPDDRQELIENRIIPEDKCVRVNSSGVDLNKYTPVKLPAKPVFIMAARLLKDKGVFEYINAANHVKQKYNHVEFLLLGPIDLNPNSINEQELNELLSDGCVKYLGHVNDVRPYISQASIFVLPSYYREGVPRSIQEAMAMGRAIITTDSIGCRETVKHGYNGLLTRPKDTDDLINNMEYLIQNPGEISRMGENSIKYCKEKFDVKHVNKQMLSAMGIYDITNEKKQLLASR; encoded by the coding sequence ATGAAAGTACTTGTTATTTCCTCAGACACAAAGTCACTAATTGATTTCAGAAGTGAATTAATGATTGAAATCATAAATCAGGGAAATGAAGTGGTGGCTGTAGCTCCTGAAAATATTTTTCTGGAAGAGTTTGAAAAAATTGGGGTGAAATTTTGCCAAATATCATTTCATCGGACAAGTAAAAACCCTTTTAATGATCTGAAATATTATATTAACCTTTTAAAAGTTATTAAAAAGGAAAATCCAGACATAATTTTTAGCTATCATATGAAGCCGGTTATCTATGGTTCTATGGCAGGTAATAAGAGTAATGTAAAATGTATTTATTCTCTTTTCCCAGGTCTAGGTTATACATTCAGTAAAATTGACAATCCTAGTTTAAAAGATAAACTCTTGCAAAAAATAATCATTTGGCTTTTGAAACATGCTTGTAAGCACAATAACTTGGTATTCGTTCAAAACCCAGACGATCGTCAAGAACTTATTGAAAATCGAATCATACCAGAGGATAAATGTGTAAGGGTCAATTCTTCTGGAGTTGATTTAAATAAATATACACCAGTTAAACTTCCTGCAAAACCAGTTTTTATCATGGCAGCTAGACTTTTAAAAGATAAAGGAGTGTTTGAGTATATAAATGCTGCAAATCATGTAAAACAAAAATATAATCATGTGGAATTTTTACTATTAGGACCAATTGATTTAAATCCAAACTCCATTAATGAACAGGAATTAAATGAACTATTAAGTGACGGATGTGTAAAATATCTCGGTCATGTAAATGATGTTAGACCGTATATTTCTCAAGCTTCTATATTTGTCCTTCCATCTTATTACAGAGAAGGCGTACCCCGATCTATCCAAGAAGCGATGGCTATGGGAAGAGCTATTATTACCACCGACTCTATTGGATGCAGAGAAACGGTAAAGCATGGGTATAATGGTTTGTTGACTAGACCAAAGGATACAGATGATTTAATAAATAATATGGAATATCTTATTCAAAATCCTGGAGAAATTAGTAGAATGGGCGAAAACAGCATTAAATATTGCAAGGAAAAGTTTGATGTTAAACATGTAAATAAACAAATGTTGTCTGCAATGGGGATTTACGATATTACGAATGAAAAAAAACAATTGTTGGCTTCCCGATAA
- a CDS encoding UDP-glucose/GDP-mannose dehydrogenase family protein: MTKIAVVGTGYVGLVSGAMLSDFGHTVTCVDVDEIKINMLNEGIIPIYEPGLETIVQMNFYYRRLNFTTDIKDAVENSDVIFIAVGTPSAEDGSAELQYVLDVAKNIGTHMNGYKVVVNKSTVPVGTGQKVKSMVQEILNERNVDYPFDVVSNPEFLREGSAVRDFTHPDRIVLGTESERALEIMKEVYRVLYINETPFVETNIETAEMIKYAANAYLAMKITFINEIANVCEKVGADVQKVARAMGQDGRISPKFLHAGPGYGGSCFPKDTIALTKIAKDHGEMISLIETTIEANERQKLKMVNKILNAMGSVEGKTLAILGVTFKPNTDDLRNAPSLVILPELAKEGAKFKIYDPAGENEGTRRFEFIKEKIIWCKSAYEAIENTAAIIILTEWNEFRSLDFNELQRLNGGKYFFDLRNIYNNKQLNERGFKYYGVGV, encoded by the coding sequence ATGACAAAAATTGCTGTTGTGGGAACAGGATATGTAGGTCTGGTATCTGGAGCAATGCTTTCAGATTTTGGCCATACCGTAACATGTGTTGATGTTGACGAGATAAAAATTAACATGCTTAACGAGGGAATCATTCCAATTTATGAGCCGGGACTTGAAACCATTGTTCAAATGAATTTTTATTACCGGCGCCTGAATTTTACTACGGATATCAAAGATGCTGTAGAAAATAGTGATGTTATTTTCATCGCTGTTGGTACTCCATCTGCAGAAGATGGAAGTGCGGAACTTCAATATGTCTTGGATGTAGCCAAAAACATTGGAACTCATATGAATGGCTATAAGGTTGTTGTTAATAAGTCAACTGTCCCAGTGGGAACTGGACAAAAAGTGAAGTCAATGGTTCAAGAAATATTAAATGAAAGAAATGTAGATTACCCTTTTGATGTAGTTTCTAACCCGGAATTTTTAAGAGAAGGATCCGCTGTCCGTGATTTTACTCATCCGGATCGAATAGTACTGGGGACAGAAAGTGAAAGAGCTCTTGAAATAATGAAAGAAGTATACAGAGTTCTGTACATTAATGAAACTCCCTTTGTTGAAACAAACATTGAAACTGCTGAAATGATTAAGTATGCGGCAAATGCTTATCTTGCAATGAAGATAACATTTATTAATGAAATTGCCAATGTCTGTGAAAAAGTTGGGGCTGATGTTCAAAAAGTGGCAAGAGCTATGGGACAGGATGGACGTATTTCACCAAAATTCTTACATGCAGGACCAGGGTATGGAGGCAGTTGTTTCCCAAAAGATACAATTGCACTTACGAAAATTGCTAAAGATCATGGTGAAATGATTTCACTTATTGAAACAACCATAGAAGCAAATGAAAGACAAAAACTCAAAATGGTAAATAAGATTCTTAATGCAATGGGTAGTGTTGAAGGTAAAACTCTCGCTATTCTTGGTGTAACCTTCAAACCTAATACAGATGATTTAAGAAATGCTCCATCACTTGTTATTCTGCCTGAGCTTGCAAAGGAAGGGGCAAAGTTTAAGATATATGATCCGGCAGGAGAAAATGAGGGAACACGGCGTTTTGAATTTATAAAAGAAAAAATAATTTGGTGTAAATCCGCCTATGAAGCCATAGAAAATACAGCTGCGATAATAATCCTGACTGAATGGAATGAATTTAGAAGCCTGGATTTTAATGAGTTGCAAAGGCTTAACGGTGGCAAGTACTTCTTTGATTTAAGAAATATTTATAATAATAAACAACTTAATGAACGAGGTTTTAAATACTATGGTGTAGGTGTATAA
- a CDS encoding CpsD/CapB family tyrosine-protein kinase, translating into MASWLKKKVNKKVKLISYHNLKSPITEQYRLIRNNLHFASVDKEIKTIAITSPEPSDGKSTTSANLAIVLAQQGKQVLLVDGDLRKPSIHYTFNVSNIDGLTTVLTKDIALVEAISKTHIPNLDILSSGSIPPNPSELLNSKSMEIIMDELKILYDYIIFDTPPILLVTESQIMASKCNGVILVIASGKTKKEKAMKAKELLEQANSQILGVVVNGVKAKGDFYSSDYYG; encoded by the coding sequence TTGGCCAGTTGGTTGAAAAAAAAAGTCAATAAAAAAGTTAAATTAATTTCATATCATAATTTGAAATCGCCCATTACGGAACAGTATCGGCTGATAAGAAATAATTTACATTTTGCCTCAGTGGATAAAGAAATAAAAACAATAGCAATTACATCCCCAGAGCCCTCGGACGGGAAGTCTACAACATCTGCCAATTTGGCCATAGTACTGGCACAGCAAGGAAAACAGGTGCTGCTTGTTGATGGAGATTTAAGGAAGCCATCCATTCATTATACATTTAACGTTAGTAATATTGATGGATTAACAACTGTTTTGACAAAGGATATAGCCTTAGTTGAAGCAATATCAAAGACACATATCCCTAATTTAGATATTTTATCAAGCGGCAGTATACCTCCTAACCCATCTGAACTATTAAATTCAAAATCTATGGAGATCATCATGGATGAACTAAAAATTCTATATGATTATATTATTTTTGATACTCCTCCAATACTTCTGGTTACAGAGTCACAGATTATGGCGAGTAAATGCAATGGAGTCATTCTGGTCATAGCCAGTGGAAAAACTAAAAAAGAAAAGGCAATGAAAGCGAAGGAGTTACTAGAGCAGGCAAATTCCCAAATACTTGGTGTTGTAGTAAATGGTGTGAAGGCGAAAGGTGATTTCTATAGCTCCGACTATTATGGTTAA
- a CDS encoding Wzz/FepE/Etk N-terminal domain-containing protein, whose translation MDIVKTLKKRWNLILLTTLLAGLIGMIVSFYILKPVYEASTQILVNQNSSDAPIDIRLLQGNVDLINTYSVIIKSPAILEKVIDTLNLKQSVAELNENLIIKSQENSQVFTLVVEDREAAEAVKIANAVSEIFQKEIPNIMNVNNVSILAKAELNEKPVPVKPNALLNIAISTAAGLLAGIAFSLVLDLLDNTLRDDKDVAVYLGLPVLGSIKEISKNDIKGMEKSVSQKLGSETIGQLVEKKSQ comes from the coding sequence ATGGATATAGTAAAGACGCTTAAAAAGCGATGGAATTTAATTTTACTAACAACTTTGTTGGCAGGTTTAATTGGGATGATTGTTTCTTTTTATATTTTGAAACCTGTATATGAGGCATCTACACAAATTCTTGTGAATCAGAACAGTTCTGACGCTCCAATTGATATCAGACTTTTACAAGGCAATGTTGATTTGATTAATACGTACAGTGTAATCATAAAAAGTCCAGCGATATTGGAAAAAGTTATCGATACGCTGAATCTCAAACAAAGTGTGGCGGAGCTTAATGAAAATCTTATAATTAAAAGTCAAGAGAACTCACAAGTTTTTACTTTAGTTGTTGAAGACCGCGAGGCGGCCGAGGCAGTAAAAATTGCCAATGCAGTTTCTGAAATCTTTCAAAAAGAAATCCCAAATATTATGAACGTCAATAACGTGAGTATTCTCGCAAAAGCGGAATTAAATGAGAAACCTGTACCCGTTAAACCTAATGCATTATTAAATATTGCTATCTCAACTGCAGCAGGCTTGCTGGCTGGAATTGCTTTTTCACTCGTGTTGGATTTACTGGACAATACACTGAGAGATGACAAAGATGTTGCCGTATATCTGGGTCTTCCTGTTCTTGGGTCTATTAAAGAAATATCAAAAAATGATATAAAAGGGATGGAAAAATCAGTATCCCAAAAATTGGGGAGTGAAACTATTGGCCAGTTGGTTGAAAAAAAAAGTCAATAA
- a CDS encoding CpsB/CapC family capsule biosynthesis tyrosine phosphatase yields MIDIHCHILPSFDDGPKQIHDCIVMAKTAVDAGITHLFATPHHRNGFYDNSKSSILEGVLECNKRLQLENIPLTVHPGQELMIHREIFISLKNNELLTLDDKGKYLLLELPSCEVPAYTQEVVYELLLKGITPIIAHPERNWSFLENNNLLFTLVQEGALTQLTSGSIIGHFGKKVKSFSEKIIKHNLAHFVATDAHNIGTRGFCLHDAYEMITKKFGIDRTFYFRENAELLIRGQHPYIEKPIPIKRKRLGVF; encoded by the coding sequence ATGATCGATATACATTGTCATATTCTTCCTTCATTTGATGACGGTCCTAAACAAATTCATGACTGTATAGTGATGGCCAAAACAGCTGTTGACGCTGGAATAACCCATCTATTCGCGACACCACATCATCGAAACGGCTTTTATGACAATTCAAAGAGCAGTATTTTGGAAGGGGTACTAGAATGCAATAAGCGTTTACAACTGGAGAATATTCCACTTACCGTCCATCCAGGCCAAGAATTAATGATCCACCGGGAAATATTTATTTCACTTAAAAATAACGAATTACTGACTCTTGATGATAAGGGTAAATACTTATTATTAGAACTTCCTTCTTGTGAAGTTCCAGCATATACCCAGGAAGTTGTTTATGAGCTGTTGTTGAAAGGAATTACACCGATTATTGCTCATCCTGAGAGAAACTGGAGTTTTTTAGAGAATAATAATCTTCTATTTACATTAGTCCAAGAAGGGGCATTGACGCAGCTAACTTCAGGAAGCATTATCGGCCATTTTGGGAAAAAGGTTAAATCCTTTTCTGAAAAAATCATCAAACATAATTTGGCACATTTTGTAGCAACAGATGCCCATAATATTGGGACAAGAGGATTCTGCCTGCATGATGCTTATGAAATGATCACAAAGAAATTTGGAATTGATCGTACCTTTTATTTCAGGGAGAATGCTGAGCTCCTCATAAGAGGTCAACACCCTTATATTGAAAAGCCGATTCCAATTAAACGGAAAAGATTAGGTGTTTTTTAG